The following coding sequences lie in one uncultured Mailhella sp. genomic window:
- a CDS encoding sigma 54-interacting transcriptional regulator, which yields MKDILIIATQRALVQKTEKIIDDEGLDRIDIFWGQSTTRVLKFVSEELSGTTEVILTMPGMASLIESKVQNKLPILPIEYNNIDIIKGLRNALILCPGSVALAHYKEENPRIQDIKEMVGQQFINFLFGEDDSTNQKILRSLKGRGVLAIVGGGYICNLAKDEGFSVFPLEINLTTLRKTILRAVSIADTRKFTRNVNYDTNLILKQFSDAVVVVNSENKVTFFNNSAEMMFKRDAKAVIGKKPRFFLHDNYFDKVLINKESIENVMHESQKIIGDYSILSVNGILSGCVGSFRSLEKIKKIEEAYRRPSSEEEDGARYSFDDFLGDTPRFRALKEQARCFALTDETVLITGESGTGKEVMASSIHNASRRKRRPFLAINCAAIPETLMESELFGYEPGTFTGGRKNGAPGLFESAQGGTLFLDEIGELPLNLQGKLLRVLQTRRVRRLGAVFESFVDVRIIAATNKNLKHEVEEHRFRSDLYYRLNIFHVHMLPLRDYADQLGDIVEKLLVKKAPDSSASDKKRLCSLLSHLRSYNWPGNMRELENVVRRYVALSQYLKRPITLGDIFNLSNFHERSVEPSVSREERERQELLEAFDRLHGNRALIARELGISRTTLWRKLRKLYE from the coding sequence ATGAAGGATATTCTTATCATCGCTACTCAACGTGCTCTTGTGCAGAAAACAGAAAAGATCATTGACGACGAGGGGCTTGATCGTATTGATATTTTTTGGGGGCAAAGTACAACGAGAGTGCTTAAATTCGTGTCAGAAGAGCTTTCAGGAACTACAGAAGTAATTCTGACTATGCCAGGGATGGCCAGCCTTATTGAAAGTAAAGTTCAGAATAAGTTACCAATTCTTCCTATAGAATATAATAACATCGATATCATCAAAGGACTTCGAAATGCACTGATCCTCTGTCCCGGAAGCGTAGCTTTGGCTCACTATAAAGAGGAAAACCCTCGTATCCAAGATATCAAAGAAATGGTCGGGCAGCAGTTCATAAACTTTCTTTTTGGAGAAGATGACAGCACCAATCAAAAAATACTTAGATCTTTAAAAGGACGAGGAGTACTAGCCATAGTAGGGGGAGGGTACATCTGTAATCTGGCAAAGGATGAAGGTTTTTCTGTTTTTCCGTTGGAAATTAATTTGACGACTCTTAGAAAAACTATACTACGAGCCGTTTCAATTGCCGATACAAGAAAATTTACACGTAATGTAAACTATGATACTAATCTTATTTTGAAACAATTTTCTGATGCTGTTGTCGTTGTTAATAGTGAAAATAAAGTAACTTTTTTCAATAATAGCGCTGAGATGATGTTTAAAAGAGACGCTAAGGCAGTTATTGGAAAAAAACCACGATTTTTTTTACATGATAACTATTTTGATAAGGTATTGATTAATAAAGAATCTATTGAGAATGTTATGCATGAATCACAGAAAATAATTGGAGATTACAGTATTCTTTCTGTCAATGGAATTCTTTCTGGTTGTGTAGGCTCTTTTCGATCGCTGGAGAAAATAAAGAAAATAGAAGAAGCGTACCGAAGACCTTCTTCTGAGGAAGAAGATGGTGCAAGATATTCTTTTGATGATTTTCTGGGGGATACTCCACGTTTTCGCGCGCTGAAGGAACAAGCGAGGTGTTTTGCTCTTACGGACGAGACCGTGCTCATTACCGGAGAAAGCGGCACAGGCAAGGAAGTTATGGCCAGCAGCATACATAATGCCAGCAGGCGGAAAAGGAGACCTTTTCTTGCCATAAACTGCGCTGCCATTCCTGAAACTCTTATGGAAAGCGAGCTATTCGGCTATGAACCCGGAACCTTTACCGGAGGGAGGAAAAACGGCGCTCCTGGACTGTTTGAGTCGGCGCAGGGAGGAACGCTTTTTCTTGATGAGATAGGCGAACTGCCTTTGAATCTTCAGGGGAAACTGCTTCGGGTGCTTCAGACCAGGAGAGTCCGCAGGTTGGGTGCTGTTTTTGAATCTTTCGTGGATGTTCGTATTATTGCGGCTACCAATAAGAATTTGAAACACGAAGTGGAGGAGCACCGTTTCAGAAGCGATCTGTATTATCGACTGAATATCTTTCATGTCCATATGTTGCCGCTACGTGATTATGCCGATCAGCTTGGGGACATTGTTGAAAAACTGCTTGTCAAGAAGGCTCCGGATTCTTCAGCTTCAGATAAGAAGCGTCTGTGTTCTTTGCTCAGCCATCTGAGATCCTACAACTGGCCGGGAAATATGCGGGAACTGGAGAACGTAGTGCGCCGCTATGTCGCACTGAGCCAATATTTGAAACGTCCCATCACTCTTGGCGACATTTTCAACCTGTCGAATTTTCACGAACGAAGCGTGGAGCCTTCAGTTTCGAGAGAGGAAAGGGAACGTCAAGAACTTTTAGAAGCTTTTGACAGACTGCATGGGAATCGTGCATTGATTGCCCGAGAGTTGGGGATTTCAAGAACGACACTTTGGAGAAAATTGCGGAAGCTCTACGAGTGA
- a CDS encoding ERF family protein: MTQSTDITKLSQAMLIVQQQLQPAIKDAKNPFIGNEYATLNSVMESCRSLLSSQGIWLTQLPCPAPVELGTGHIGLETRLIHAESGQWISSTAIIPLTKNDPQGMGSAITYARRYSLCSILGIVTEDDDGNAASIPTKQAKTRIKPVEAIQRQKVESDGSLSTNKILDASNRPVSLHQNLPKIDGVSFRTVQAEDGRRCIVASGKTLEKRNWPGIHGSSGIRSKGSGGNTMMPHNFSFDLHEELSSTGAALLLWETAMEPDTRGQKQLNIIAMD; encoded by the coding sequence ATGACTCAATCCACTGATATCACTAAACTTTCTCAGGCTATGCTCATCGTCCAACAGCAACTTCAACCGGCTATAAAGGACGCCAAAAATCCATTCATCGGCAACGAATACGCTACCCTCAATTCGGTCATGGAATCCTGCCGCAGCCTTCTTTCTTCCCAAGGCATCTGGCTTACCCAACTCCCATGTCCTGCTCCTGTAGAACTCGGGACAGGGCATATCGGATTAGAAACAAGGCTTATACATGCGGAATCTGGTCAATGGATTTCCAGCACAGCCATCATCCCTCTGACGAAAAATGATCCACAGGGAATGGGCAGTGCTATCACCTATGCCCGGCGGTACTCCCTGTGCTCCATCCTCGGTATCGTGACGGAAGATGATGACGGTAATGCTGCCTCAATTCCTACAAAACAGGCCAAAACGCGAATAAAGCCCGTAGAAGCCATACAGAGACAAAAAGTGGAATCAGACGGCTCTTTATCCACGAACAAAATTTTAGACGCCTCAAATCGCCCCGTATCGCTTCACCAAAATCTGCCCAAAATCGATGGCGTGAGCTTCAGGACGGTTCAGGCTGAGGACGGAAGAAGATGCATCGTGGCGTCTGGAAAAACTCTGGAGAAAAGGAATTGGCCAGGGATTCATGGTTCAAGTGGGATTCGCAGCAAAGGATCTGGTGGAAATACGATGATGCCGCATAATTTTTCTTTCGACTTGCATGAAGAGCTGTCCTCCACCGGGGCAGCTCTTCTTTTATGGGAGACCGCCATGGAACCTGATACTCGTGGCCAGAAACAGCTCAACATTATCGCCATGGACTAG
- a CDS encoding site-specific integrase, whose translation MSGQKWITEERGIRYYEHETRMHGKRRDRYYTLRFTVDGKQIEEGLGWLSDGWTLTKARIELAKLKEAKRIGNGAVTLRQARDEARKKRTEAEKAEAQERATKITVDDFWSSTYRLTQGHKKESTIKKEEDLYTRWLKPYFGEKPLIEINEEQLENLKQTMLADGKSPRTIEYALAIFSQIWHLANRRGIVSGIPPTRNVKIPKFDNRRMRFLSREEAKTLLQALKIVSSDLYTTALLSLACGLRAGEIHALIWADVDFSNEILLIRDPKSGKNRHAYMSPEVKVVLEGKFHGQQPGELVLPAKTGGQRGQVSKVFDRIVKELGFNDGIADPRQKVVFHTLRHTFASWLVQQGTPLYTVSELMGHSSLAMTQRYAHLAPDGTRISAMRINDILK comes from the coding sequence GTGAGTGGTCAGAAATGGATTACGGAGGAGCGTGGCATCCGCTACTACGAGCACGAAACGCGAATGCATGGAAAGAGACGGGATCGGTATTATACGCTCCGCTTCACTGTCGATGGTAAGCAGATAGAAGAAGGTCTCGGTTGGTTATCAGACGGCTGGACGCTGACAAAAGCCCGCATAGAACTTGCGAAGCTCAAAGAAGCCAAACGGATAGGCAATGGGGCAGTTACTCTTCGGCAAGCTCGCGACGAAGCAAGGAAGAAACGGACTGAAGCGGAAAAGGCTGAAGCTCAAGAACGGGCTACTAAGATCACAGTCGATGACTTTTGGAGCAGCACCTACAGACTTACCCAGGGCCATAAAAAGGAAAGCACGATAAAAAAAGAGGAAGACTTATACACACGGTGGTTGAAACCATACTTCGGCGAAAAGCCATTGATTGAAATCAATGAAGAGCAACTTGAAAATCTGAAACAGACTATGCTTGCCGATGGGAAATCTCCTCGGACTATCGAATACGCTTTGGCAATTTTTTCCCAGATCTGGCATCTGGCTAATCGCCGAGGTATCGTCTCTGGTATCCCGCCTACTCGAAACGTCAAAATCCCAAAATTTGATAATCGCCGAATGCGTTTCCTAAGCAGAGAAGAAGCGAAGACACTGCTTCAGGCATTGAAAATAGTGTCCTCTGACTTGTACACTACGGCGTTGCTTTCTCTTGCCTGTGGACTGAGAGCTGGTGAAATTCACGCTTTGATTTGGGCTGACGTAGACTTCTCCAATGAAATTCTATTAATCCGTGATCCTAAAAGTGGCAAGAACCGTCATGCGTATATGAGTCCGGAAGTGAAAGTTGTTCTCGAAGGTAAATTCCACGGCCAGCAGCCCGGAGAGCTTGTTTTACCTGCTAAAACAGGAGGACAGCGGGGGCAGGTATCAAAAGTTTTTGACAGGATAGTCAAAGAGCTTGGATTCAATGATGGAATTGCAGATCCACGCCAAAAGGTCGTCTTCCATACACTCCGACACACATTTGCTTCATGGCTTGTACAGCAGGGGACGCCTCTTTATACGGTCTCTGAGCTGATGGGACACTCTTCTCTTGCCATGACACAACGCTACGCTCATCTTGCTCCTGATGGAACGCGAATTTCAGCCATGCGAATCAATGACATTCTAAAATAA
- a CDS encoding NAD(P)/FAD-dependent oxidoreductase — protein sequence MPDLFSPISIRSLTLKNRVMMAPMENGMAHTGGMVSERLIHFFEERARHGVGIIMTGSVTIAPEGAGLPAQIAIYDEKFLPGLKALCDAVHKAGAKIGAQIYHAGRQATEVITGLTPVAASAIPCAILGNHPRELAKEELPGLVEKFAVAADRAVRAGFDLIEVHFAHGYLLAGFLSPHSNHRKDEYGGSLENRCRFPLEVLKEVVRVVDGRVPVTIRISAQEFLDDGLQFEDVKAICRRAEECGAQAVSVTAGCYDSVYTSIQPMYVPRGFLIPYAEELKKTLSVPVIVAGRLNSGTLIKEIVSDGKADMVAVGRGFFADPELVEKLQSGAFDDIRYCVACNQGCCDRIFVGEAATCMLNARASFEMERNIVPASSPKKIAVVGGGPAGMEAARVAALRGHQVVVYEQEALPGGKLPLVAAPPEKGDFLLFLDYLRHQLVRLGVPVVRRRVEKPEDLQDDSPDAIVIATGARQVMVPVPGHDLPLVVMAEDILSGKASFGQKIVVVGGGLVGVETAHFLASRGAHVVIVEMLDGIAREAGPTYVQHIHDTMKKYHIDIYTNTRIERILRDGIEFQGKKEPADTVVIAAGYRSNNAIVDVMRKQYSDVYVIGDARSPKNIFQAVHDAFLCAEKL from the coding sequence ATGCCCGATCTTTTTTCTCCTATCAGCATTAGAAGTCTTACCTTGAAGAATCGCGTCATGATGGCGCCGATGGAAAACGGCATGGCTCATACCGGAGGTATGGTCAGCGAGCGTCTCATTCATTTTTTTGAAGAGCGCGCACGTCACGGTGTGGGGATCATTATGACCGGTTCCGTGACGATAGCTCCGGAAGGAGCCGGTCTTCCCGCTCAGATTGCCATTTATGATGAGAAGTTTTTACCTGGTCTGAAAGCCCTTTGTGATGCCGTACATAAGGCGGGAGCAAAGATCGGCGCGCAGATTTATCATGCCGGGCGTCAGGCTACGGAGGTGATTACCGGCCTTACGCCTGTGGCGGCCTCTGCCATTCCCTGCGCCATTCTTGGAAATCATCCCAGAGAGCTCGCGAAGGAAGAGCTGCCGGGGCTGGTGGAAAAATTTGCTGTTGCCGCGGACAGAGCCGTGCGCGCCGGTTTTGATCTCATCGAGGTGCATTTCGCTCACGGCTATCTGCTGGCAGGATTTCTTTCACCGCATTCCAATCACAGAAAGGACGAGTACGGTGGAAGTCTTGAGAACCGCTGCCGTTTTCCGTTGGAAGTTTTAAAAGAGGTTGTTCGCGTCGTGGACGGGCGTGTGCCCGTGACCATCCGCATTTCGGCCCAGGAATTTTTGGACGACGGACTTCAGTTTGAAGACGTGAAGGCCATCTGCCGCCGGGCTGAGGAGTGCGGGGCGCAGGCGGTAAGCGTGACGGCCGGCTGCTATGATTCCGTGTACACGAGCATACAGCCCATGTATGTACCACGAGGCTTTCTTATTCCTTATGCTGAGGAGCTGAAAAAAACGCTTTCCGTTCCGGTTATTGTGGCGGGAAGACTCAATAGTGGAACGCTCATTAAAGAGATCGTGTCTGACGGCAAGGCCGATATGGTGGCTGTCGGCCGTGGATTCTTTGCTGATCCGGAACTCGTGGAAAAGCTGCAAAGCGGAGCCTTCGACGATATTCGCTATTGTGTTGCCTGTAATCAGGGATGCTGTGACCGTATTTTTGTCGGCGAGGCTGCGACGTGCATGTTGAACGCGCGGGCGTCTTTCGAGATGGAGCGAAACATTGTTCCGGCGTCTTCACCGAAGAAAATAGCTGTTGTCGGCGGCGGACCTGCCGGAATGGAAGCTGCGCGGGTTGCGGCTCTGAGAGGGCACCAGGTAGTCGTATATGAGCAGGAAGCATTGCCGGGAGGAAAGCTGCCGCTGGTGGCGGCTCCTCCGGAAAAGGGAGATTTTCTGCTTTTTCTTGATTACCTTCGGCATCAGCTTGTCCGGCTGGGGGTCCCTGTCGTCAGACGCAGAGTGGAAAAGCCGGAAGATCTGCAGGACGACAGCCCCGATGCGATTGTCATTGCAACGGGAGCGCGACAGGTTATGGTGCCTGTTCCCGGACACGACCTTCCTCTGGTCGTGATGGCCGAGGATATTCTTTCCGGCAAGGCGTCGTTCGGGCAGAAGATTGTTGTTGTCGGCGGCGGACTGGTTGGCGTGGAAACGGCGCATTTTCTGGCCAGTCGCGGGGCGCATGTCGTTATTGTGGAGATGCTGGATGGCATAGCCCGGGAAGCTGGCCCGACGTATGTACAGCATATTCATGACACCATGAAAAAGTATCATATCGACATTTATACGAATACCAGAATCGAGCGCATCCTGAGAGACGGCATTGAGTTTCAGGGCAAAAAGGAGCCGGCGGATACGGTCGTCATTGCGGCGGGATATCGTTCAAATAATGCAATTGTCGATGTCATGCGCAAGCAGTATTCGGATGTTTATGTAATAGGAGATGCCAGAAGTCCTAAAAATATTTTTCAGGCCGTTCATGATGCCTTCTTATGTGCGGAAAAGTTGTAA
- a CDS encoding TRAP transporter substrate-binding protein, giving the protein MNKLFKSVVCALAIASLFSAGTAFAAPKVIKVTTHSSMSGAICRSLVEMKQFIEEKTNGKYRMDIYDQFKLGTMEEAYQGMGFGTVHMLVEGASNIGTFMPELSMLDLGFLFPNSDVADKVLSGPVGQKICAAAANKAVTPLVFVRYSFRKPFLTKDINSINDLKGVKIRASSSPMHMALLEHMGMNPVPMPGSEVYTGLQQGVIDGFDVDAPFGVNSKWYEAAKSIALIDHTYCAQILYTSTRWWNKLPAEDKPIFEEAVKVFAKAQYKNQLEDEARAEEAFKKAGLKIYVPTDAEMAQLREQCKDIYKQFPKVNLELLNELKAEVARVSAAE; this is encoded by the coding sequence ATGAACAAGCTCTTCAAATCCGTTGTCTGTGCCCTCGCGATTGCCAGTCTGTTTTCCGCCGGCACGGCGTTTGCGGCCCCTAAAGTCATCAAGGTAACGACGCATTCTTCCATGTCCGGCGCTATTTGCCGCTCTCTCGTGGAGATGAAGCAGTTCATTGAGGAGAAAACGAACGGCAAGTATCGCATGGACATTTACGATCAGTTCAAGCTGGGCACCATGGAAGAAGCGTATCAAGGAATGGGGTTTGGCACGGTTCATATGCTGGTGGAAGGGGCTTCCAATATAGGCACCTTCATGCCGGAGCTGAGCATGCTTGATCTCGGATTTTTGTTCCCCAACTCCGATGTCGCAGATAAGGTTTTGAGCGGCCCTGTGGGGCAGAAGATCTGTGCGGCCGCGGCCAACAAGGCCGTGACTCCGCTTGTGTTTGTACGATACAGTTTTCGCAAGCCCTTCCTCACCAAGGACATCAACAGCATAAATGATCTTAAGGGCGTCAAGATTCGCGCTTCGTCTTCCCCCATGCATATGGCGCTTCTGGAGCATATGGGCATGAATCCCGTACCCATGCCCGGTTCCGAGGTGTATACCGGACTTCAGCAGGGCGTCATCGACGGCTTTGATGTGGACGCTCCTTTCGGCGTGAACAGCAAATGGTATGAGGCGGCAAAGTCCATAGCTCTGATCGATCACACCTACTGTGCGCAGATTTTGTATACCTCCACGAGATGGTGGAACAAGCTTCCTGCGGAAGACAAGCCCATTTTTGAGGAAGCGGTGAAGGTTTTTGCCAAGGCTCAGTATAAGAATCAGCTTGAAGACGAAGCCCGGGCGGAAGAAGCCTTCAAGAAGGCGGGTCTCAAGATTTATGTGCCCACCGATGCGGAAATGGCTCAGCTTCGCGAACAGTGCAAGGATATTTATAAGCAGTTCCCCAAGGTAAACCTGGAGCTTCTGAATGAGCTCAAGGCTGAAGTAGCTCGCGTGTCTGCTGCCGAGTAA